The Archangium lipolyticum genome includes a region encoding these proteins:
- a CDS encoding cell division protein FtsQ/DivIB: MAFGKSKNRRRQDAAQQKEAVKGAVRTHGPGLLKAILLTGLTVALVWGGIELRRWALTSPTFLLKETTFSGLQRARPAELLKLSGLTVGQNLWTLDVGALERTMSTHPWVRTVEVRRHFPSSVSVEVTEHVPAALAVLGDLYLVNEEGEPFKRLQPGDSLDLPLVTGVDREGYLGDEGRTREQFRRALAVADAYAATQPPKRERLSEVRVSPEGMVLVTADGLEVRMGEGETDAKLERLARVRGELRARGLSAQVIHLDNRARPGWVAVKLSSPVSERSGASAQ, from the coding sequence ATGGCTTTCGGTAAGTCCAAGAACCGTCGTCGTCAGGATGCCGCCCAGCAGAAGGAGGCGGTGAAGGGGGCCGTGCGCACGCATGGACCCGGCCTGCTCAAGGCCATCCTACTGACGGGTCTGACAGTGGCCCTGGTGTGGGGCGGAATCGAGCTGCGGCGCTGGGCGCTCACCTCGCCGACCTTCCTGTTGAAGGAGACGACCTTCAGCGGGCTGCAGCGGGCCAGGCCGGCCGAGCTGCTCAAGCTGTCGGGGCTGACGGTGGGGCAGAACCTGTGGACGCTGGACGTGGGGGCGCTGGAGCGCACCATGTCCACGCACCCCTGGGTGCGCACGGTGGAGGTGCGGCGCCACTTCCCCTCGAGTGTGTCGGTGGAGGTGACCGAGCACGTGCCGGCGGCGCTGGCGGTGCTGGGAGACCTGTATCTGGTGAACGAGGAGGGCGAGCCCTTCAAGCGGCTGCAGCCCGGGGACTCGCTGGACCTGCCGCTGGTGACGGGAGTGGACCGCGAGGGGTACCTGGGGGACGAGGGGCGCACGCGCGAGCAGTTCCGCCGGGCGCTGGCGGTGGCGGACGCCTACGCGGCGACGCAGCCGCCCAAGCGCGAGCGGCTGAGCGAGGTGCGGGTGTCGCCCGAGGGGATGGTGCTGGTGACGGCGGACGGGTTGGAGGTGCGGATGGGGGAGGGGGAGACGGACGCCAAGCTGGAGCGGCTGGCGCGGGTGCGCGGGGAGCTGCGTGCTCGCGGGCTGTCGGCGCAGGTCATCCACCTGGACAACCGGGCGCGGCCCGGCTGGGTGGCGGTGAAGCTTTCGAGCCCCGTGTCCGAGAGGAGCGGGGCCTCGGCGCAGTAA